From one Nothobranchius furzeri strain GRZ-AD chromosome 2, NfurGRZ-RIMD1, whole genome shotgun sequence genomic stretch:
- the LOC107376828 gene encoding gastrula zinc finger protein XlCGF57.1 — protein sequence MTEMALVKEEAPEEPIAGMDQQDPEHLHIKEEQEELSTGLEGELLQMKEENDVARVPLTTVSIKSEDAEEKPLFSQLKQEGIKDGNVPTSSSADQMTVQTCGGAETCRSPDLNSCEHTDTSETEVSGEDEDDEDVSLDSEKSGFWPERDDDWKKSRSSDTNVKTANKSFSCPECGEQFLCKWSLQTHVTEMGHSAVMSSGCLVNQKCDGQKQHVNLCRKVKQKLQLFSCDDCGKIFRRKSNLNTHMRVHTGQRPFACELCGQRFSHKTTLNSHIRVHTGQKPFACELCGKKFRQKANVDRHMGVHKEQKPFACELCKQRFSQKTSLNIHMTVHTGQKPFSCELCGQRFGHKTSLNNHLRVHTGQKPFVCEHCGQRFSQKASFNRHMTVHTGQKPFVCELCGQRFTRKTALIIHTRLHTGQKPFACEHCGQRFTQKTTLSIHMRLHTGQKPFACELCSQRFSQKASFKRHMIVHTGQKPFACELCRQRFSQKASFNRHMGLHTGHKPFSCELCEQKFSQKTNLKVHMRVHTGHN from the coding sequence ATggcgctggttaaagaagaagctcctgaagaaccgATTGCTGGCATGGATCAGCAAGACCCAGAACATcttcacataaaggaggaacaggaggaactctCGACCGGTCTGGAAGGAGAGCTGCTCCAAATGAAAGAGGAGAATGATGTGGCAAGGGTTCCACTTACTacagtttctataaagagtgaagaTGCTGAAGAGAAACCTCTATTTTCACAGCTTAAACAGGAGGGAATAAAAGATGGAAAtgtcccaaccagcagctcagctgaccagatgacagTACAAACTTGTGGTGGAGCAGAAACTTGCAGGAGCCCAGATCTGAACTCATGTGAACACACAGATacgtcagagactgaagttagtggagaggatgaagatgatgaggatGTGAGCCTAGACTCCGAAAAGTCAGGCTTCTGGCCTGAAAGAGACGATGATTGGAAGAAGAGCAGGTCTTCTGACACAAATGTTAAAACAGCCAACAAATCctttagctgccctgagtgtggtGAACAATTTCTCTGCAAGTGGTCCCTCCAGACACATGTGACAGAGATGGGTCATTCAGCAGTAatgtcttcaggctgtttggttaaTCAGAAATGTGATGGACAGAAGCAACATGTAAACTTATGCaggaaagtaaaacaaaaactacagttatttagttgtgatgactgtggaaaaatatttaggcgaaaatcaaatttaaatacacacatgagagtccacacaggacagagaccttttgcttgtgagctgtgtggacaaaggtttagccataagacaactttaaacagtcacataagagtccacacagggcagaagccctttgcttgtgagctctgtggaaaaaaattTAGGCAAAAGGCAAATGTAGACCGACACATGGGTGTCCACAAagaacagaagccttttgcttgtgagctgtgtaaacaaagatttagccaaaagacatctttaaacattcacatgacagtccacacaggacagaagcccttttcttgtgagctttgtggacaaagatttggcCATAAGACGTCTCTAAACAATCActtgagagtccatacaggacagaagccttttgtttgtgagcactgtggacaaagatttagccaaaaggcaaGTTTTAACAGACATATgactgtccacacaggacagaagccttttgtttgtgaactctgtggacaaagatttacccgaAAGACCGCTTTAATCATACACACGagactccacacaggacagaagccttttgcttgtgagcactgtggacaaagatttacccaaaagacaACTTTAAGCATACACATGAGACTCCACACAGGAcaaaagccttttgcttgtgagctctgcagtcaaagatttagccaaaaggcaaGTTTTAAAAGGCACATgattgtccacacaggacagaagccatttgcctgtgagctctgtagacaaagatttagccaaaaggcaaGTTTTAACAGACACATGGGACTGCACACAGGACATAAGCCTTTTTCCTGCGAGCTATGTGAGCAaaaatttagccaaaagacaaatttaaaagtacacatgagagtccacacaggacacaatTAA
- the LOC129165084 gene encoding zinc finger protein OZF, which yields MTEMALVKEEAPEEQSDGVDQQDPEHLHIKEEQEELWISVEGEQLHLKKEIDVVEVPLTTVSIKSEDDEEKPLFSELHQQQTEDGDVPTSSSADQITAETWRSPDLNPCEQTDTSETEVSTVDEENGDVNLDSELSDFWPENDDDWNESRTSESDVKKTFNKSFSCSECGEHFLRRWSLQIHVRETSHSAIGSSGCLVNQKCDVEKRHVDSCRNVKTKLKSFVCNDCGKAFRGKSNLKNHVTVHTREKPFACELCGQRLSCRKTLNNHMRVHTGEKPFACQLCDQRFSQKTSFNRHKKVHTGQKPFVCEHCEQRFSQKTHLNRHMIVHTGQKPFACELCGQRFSQKASFNRHKKVHTGQKPFPCELCGHRFTRKTTLDIHMRVHTNKSLKCNVV from the exons ATGACGGAA ATggcgctggttaaagaagaagctcctgaagaacagagtgatGGTGTGgatcagcaggacccagaacatcttcacataaaggaggaacaggaggaactctGGATCAGTGTGGAGGGAGAGCAGCTCCATCTGAAGAAGGAGATTGATGTGGTCGAGGTTCCACTCACTacagtttctataaagagtgaggatgatgaagagaaacctctgttctcagagcttcatcagcagcaaacagaAGACGGCGAtgtcccaaccagcagctcagctgaccagattacAGCAGAAACTTGGAGGAGCCCAGATCTAAACCCATGTGAACAGACAGATACTTCAGAGACGGAAGTTAGTACCGTGGATGAAGAGAATGgtgatgtgaatctagactctgagctgtcagacttctggcctgaaaatgacgacgactggaatgagagcaggaCTTCTGAATCAGATGTTAAAAAAACTTTCAACAAATCCTTTAGCTGCTCTGAGTGTGGTGAACATTTTCTCCGCAGGTGGTCTCTCCAGATTCACGTGAGAGAGACGAGTCATTCAGCGATAgggtcttcaggctgtttggttaaTCAGAAATGTGATGTAGAGAAGCGACATGTAGACTCATGCAGGAATgtcaaaacaaaactaaaatccTTTGTTTGTAATGACTGTGGAAAAGCATTTAGGGGAAAATCAAATTTAAAGAACCACGTGACGGTTCACAcaagagagaagccttttgcttgtgagctgtgtggacaaagattaAGCTGTAGGAAAAcattaaacaatcacatgagagtccacacaggtgagaagccttttgcttgtcagCTTTGTgaccaaagatttagccaaaagacaagttTTAACAGACAcaagaaagtccacacaggacagaagccttttgtctgtgagcactgtgaacaaagatttagccaaaagacgcaTTTAAATAGACACATgattgtccacacaggacagaaaccttttgcctgtgagctctgtggacaaagatttagccaaaaggcaaGTTTTAACAGACACAAGAAAGTCCACACGGGACAGAAGccttttccttgtgagctctgcggACACAGATTTACCCGAAAGACAACTTTAGAcatacacatgagagtccacacaaatAAGTCTTTAAAGTGTAATGTggtgtaa